In the genome of Thalassospira sp. ER-Se-21-Dark, one region contains:
- the mobA gene encoding molybdenum cofactor guanylyltransferase MobA produces MNTPQSQHVPTLGLVLAGGEARRMGGNKAFREVGGKSLIGRVIDVAQAQCDQVMISSNAGAEAFADYGLPVVGDAPKPGQGPLGGILGGLKALPDGIDWLATFPVDCPIVPLDMVGRLRAAAEDAGTKAAFASHADRDHYLSSIWHRDAAPVIADLLASEGRRVRGPLQALDAPRVVFENQVSGLEPFTNVNTPDDLKLINSALATAVSTQD; encoded by the coding sequence GTGAACACGCCCCAATCCCAACATGTCCCAACCCTTGGCCTTGTTCTGGCCGGGGGCGAAGCACGACGTATGGGCGGGAACAAGGCGTTTCGCGAGGTCGGGGGTAAAAGCCTGATCGGAAGGGTGATCGACGTTGCCCAAGCCCAATGCGATCAGGTGATGATTTCATCGAATGCCGGGGCAGAGGCGTTTGCGGATTATGGCCTGCCTGTGGTTGGTGATGCGCCCAAACCGGGGCAGGGGCCGCTGGGTGGTATTCTGGGGGGCTTGAAAGCGCTGCCCGATGGCATTGACTGGCTGGCGACCTTTCCAGTCGATTGTCCGATTGTGCCGCTTGATATGGTGGGGCGCTTGCGGGCCGCTGCCGAGGATGCCGGGACGAAGGCGGCCTTTGCCAGCCATGCCGACCGTGACCACTATCTATCCAGCATCTGGCACCGCGATGCCGCCCCGGTAATTGCCGATCTGCTGGCGTCCGAGGGTCGACGGGTACGTGGCCCGTTGCAGGCGCTGGATGCGCCACGGGTGGTGTTTGAAAATCAGGTTTCCGGGCTGGAACCGTTTACCAACGTCAATACGCCAGACGACCTGAAGCTGATCAACAGTGCCCTTGCCACCGCTGTATCTACACAGGATTAG
- the sugE gene encoding quaternary ammonium compound efflux SMR transporter SugE produces the protein MAWTALVIAGFLEICWAIGLKYTEGFTKPIPSALTIAAIAASFWLLSIAMRSIPIGTAYAIWTGIGAAGAVIFGIIMVGEPANPGRLVAIALILSGIVMLKLFSPS, from the coding sequence ATGGCCTGGACAGCGTTGGTTATTGCCGGATTTCTCGAAATTTGCTGGGCGATTGGCCTGAAATATACCGAAGGCTTCACCAAGCCCATTCCAAGCGCACTGACCATTGCCGCAATCGCCGCCAGCTTCTGGCTGCTGTCGATTGCCATGCGCTCTATCCCGATCGGCACGGCATATGCGATCTGGACGGGCATCGGTGCAGCGGGAGCGGTGATCTTTGGCATCATCATGGTCGGCGAACCGGCCAATCCCGGGCGACTTGTCGCCATCGCGCTGATCCTGTCAGGGATCGTGATGCTGAAGCTGTTTAGCCCTAGCTAA
- a CDS encoding LysR family transcriptional regulator, whose amino-acid sequence MDRLDRMSLFVRIVERGSFSDAAADLGMARSTATEAIKVLERDLDVRLLERTTRHVTSTLDGQEYYQRCLSILGDVEDAEGLFRNSSPAGLLRIDAHGYLTRTFILPHLPEFLERYPDLNIHFGQTDRFVDLVREGVDCVIRAGELNDSSMIARHLGDLDEVTIASAGYVEKFGAPVTPDDLDGHQMVGFVSSRTGEAMPLEFQIDGKVKYVNLPSRVTANNSNTVAALARLGFGIMQAPRYHFADELARGNMVELLADYPPLPIPLAVVYSQNRQVTRRLRVFLDWVAEIFASADLQGR is encoded by the coding sequence GTGGATCGTCTTGATCGCATGTCCCTGTTTGTCAGGATCGTTGAACGCGGCAGTTTTTCCGATGCGGCGGCGGATCTTGGAATGGCGCGCTCCACAGCAACAGAGGCCATCAAGGTCCTGGAACGTGACCTTGACGTGCGCTTGCTTGAACGGACAACCCGCCATGTCACGTCGACGCTCGATGGGCAGGAATATTATCAGCGCTGTTTGTCTATTCTGGGTGATGTCGAAGACGCCGAGGGACTGTTTCGCAATTCGTCACCGGCGGGCTTACTGCGCATTGATGCGCACGGTTATCTGACGCGAACGTTTATCTTGCCGCACCTGCCGGAATTCCTTGAACGGTATCCTGACTTGAACATTCATTTCGGCCAGACGGACCGGTTTGTGGATCTGGTACGCGAAGGCGTTGATTGCGTTATCCGCGCGGGCGAGCTTAATGACAGCAGCATGATCGCGCGCCATTTGGGCGATCTTGACGAAGTCACCATTGCCAGTGCCGGTTACGTCGAAAAATTTGGCGCGCCCGTTACCCCCGATGATCTTGACGGTCATCAAATGGTTGGTTTTGTATCTTCACGTACGGGGGAGGCCATGCCGCTGGAATTCCAAATCGACGGCAAAGTTAAATACGTTAACTTGCCCTCTCGGGTGACGGCGAATAATTCGAACACGGTGGCGGCACTGGCCCGATTGGGCTTCGGGATCATGCAGGCCCCCAGATACCATTTCGCTGACGAACTCGCGCGCGGCAACATGGTAGAACTTCTGGCCGACTATCCGCCGCTGCCAATCCCGCTTGCCGTGGTCTATTCGCAAAATCGCCAGGTTACCCGGCGTTTGCGCGTTTTCCTTGATTGGGTAGCCGAGATATTTGCATCTGCTGACCTGCAGGGGCGCTGA
- a CDS encoding SDR family oxidoreductase, with protein MSDKTQKTAIITGASRGIGANLARKLAADGFAVVVNYNSSADAAETLVSEIKASGGTAIAIAADIGAPDGIPHLFDAAKAEFGGVDVLVNNAGTMSCSSIADTDDDAFEKQVAINLGGVFRGMRSAANQLRDGGRIISFSSSVVGLYQPTYGVYAATKAAVEALTHILAKELGPRGITVNAVAPGPVATDFFLKGKSDELIENIIAMNPFKRLGQPDDITNVVSFLASEQGGWISGQTIRANGGVV; from the coding sequence ATGTCTGACAAGACACAAAAAACAGCAATCATTACCGGCGCATCACGCGGTATTGGCGCCAACCTTGCGCGCAAACTGGCCGCGGACGGTTTTGCTGTTGTCGTCAATTACAACAGCAGCGCTGACGCCGCCGAAACGCTTGTTTCCGAAATCAAGGCATCTGGCGGCACCGCCATCGCGATTGCCGCCGATATCGGTGCGCCTGACGGGATTCCGCATCTGTTTGATGCCGCGAAAGCGGAATTCGGCGGTGTTGATGTCCTGGTAAACAATGCAGGGACCATGTCGTGTTCATCGATTGCCGACACAGATGATGATGCCTTCGAAAAGCAGGTTGCCATTAATCTTGGTGGTGTTTTTCGCGGTATGCGTTCTGCGGCCAATCAGCTGCGTGACGGTGGTCGCATCATCAGCTTTTCATCAAGCGTTGTCGGGCTTTATCAACCGACATACGGGGTTTATGCCGCAACCAAGGCAGCGGTCGAAGCCCTGACCCACATTCTGGCAAAGGAACTCGGACCGCGGGGGATTACGGTCAATGCCGTCGCCCCCGGCCCCGTTGCCACCGACTTTTTCCTGAAGGGTAAAAGTGATGAACTGATTGAAAACATCATTGCCATGAACCCCTTCAAACGTCTGGGCCAGCCAGATGACATCACAAATGTCGTCAGCTTCCTTGCCTCAGAGCAAGGCGGCTGGATCAGCGGCCAAACCATTCGCGCCAACGGCGGTGTTGTCTGA
- a CDS encoding tautomerase family protein, producing MPFVNIKTPQGALSTAQKEEIVHKTTDMLVEYFSEAARPHTMVLIEEVLDGGYARADEVFILPDEYRAKD from the coding sequence ATGCCATTCGTAAATATCAAAACCCCGCAAGGTGCGCTGAGCACCGCCCAGAAAGAAGAGATTGTCCATAAAACCACCGACATGCTGGTTGAATACTTCTCGGAAGCTGCCCGTCCTCACACGATGGTTCTGATCGAAGAAGTCCTTGATGGTGGGTACGCCCGCGCAGACGAGGTCTTCATTCTGCCAGATGAATACCGCGCCAAGGATTGA
- the hydA gene encoding dihydropyrimidinase — translation MSMVIRGGTIVTADLTYKSDILIEDGKIAAIGDNLTGDKVIEADGCYVMPGGIDPHTHMEMPFMGTYSEDDFESGTKAAVAGGTTMVVDFCLPAPNQSLLEALQAWDNKSSKAVCDYSFHMAVTWWSEQVFDEMKTIVQEKGINTFKHFMAYKGALMVDDDEMFASFSRCSELGAMPLVHAENGDVVATLQQKLLAEGNNGPEAHAYSRPVDVEGEACNRAIMIADMANVPLYIVHVSCEPAHEAIRRARANGKRVFGEPLIQHLILDDSEYKNADWDHAARRVMSPPFRSKEHQDGLWNGLASGSLQVVATDHCAFTTEQKRMGVGDFTKIPNGTGGLEDRMPLLWTYGVGTGRLTPNEFVAVTSTNIAKILNIYPRKGAVLVGADADLVVWDPKASKTITADHQQSAIDYNVFEGIEVTGLPRYTISRGRIAAEEGVVLAKCGDGEFIAREPYPAVNKALSKWKEITSPRKVERSGIPAGV, via the coding sequence ATGTCCATGGTTATTCGTGGCGGAACCATCGTTACCGCCGACCTGACCTACAAATCCGATATCCTGATCGAAGACGGCAAGATTGCTGCCATCGGGGACAACCTGACCGGGGACAAGGTGATCGAGGCCGACGGCTGCTATGTGATGCCCGGCGGGATTGATCCGCATACCCATATGGAAATGCCCTTTATGGGCACCTATTCCGAAGACGATTTCGAAAGCGGCACCAAGGCCGCCGTTGCCGGTGGTACGACGATGGTTGTCGATTTCTGCCTGCCTGCGCCGAACCAATCCCTGCTCGAAGCATTGCAAGCCTGGGATAACAAATCCTCCAAGGCGGTGTGCGACTATTCCTTCCACATGGCCGTCACCTGGTGGAGCGAGCAGGTCTTTGATGAAATGAAGACCATCGTTCAGGAAAAGGGCATCAATACCTTCAAGCACTTTATGGCCTACAAGGGTGCCTTGATGGTCGATGATGACGAAATGTTCGCATCCTTCTCGCGCTGTTCGGAACTGGGCGCGATGCCACTGGTGCATGCCGAAAACGGTGACGTGGTCGCAACCCTGCAGCAGAAATTGCTGGCCGAAGGCAATAACGGGCCCGAGGCCCACGCCTATTCCCGTCCCGTCGATGTAGAAGGCGAAGCATGCAACCGTGCGATCATGATTGCCGATATGGCCAATGTGCCACTTTATATCGTGCATGTGTCCTGCGAACCGGCCCATGAAGCCATTCGGCGCGCGCGCGCCAATGGCAAACGCGTGTTTGGCGAACCGCTGATCCAGCACCTTATTCTTGATGACAGCGAATATAAAAACGCCGATTGGGATCACGCCGCCCGTCGCGTCATGTCTCCGCCGTTCCGCAGTAAGGAACATCAGGATGGCCTGTGGAATGGTCTGGCATCGGGCAGCCTGCAGGTTGTCGCGACTGACCACTGTGCGTTTACCACCGAACAGAAACGCATGGGTGTTGGCGATTTCACCAAGATCCCGAACGGCACAGGCGGTCTTGAAGACCGCATGCCGCTTCTCTGGACCTATGGTGTTGGCACCGGTCGTCTGACCCCGAACGAATTCGTGGCCGTGACCTCGACCAACATTGCCAAGATACTCAACATCTATCCGCGCAAGGGTGCGGTTCTGGTTGGGGCGGATGCAGACCTTGTGGTTTGGGATCCGAAGGCATCGAAAACCATCACCGCGGATCATCAGCAGTCGGCGATTGACTACAACGTGTTCGAAGGCATCGAGGTTACCGGCCTTCCGCGCTACACCATCAGCCGTGGTCGGATTGCTGCCGAAGAAGGTGTGGTGCTTGCCAAATGCGGCGACGGTGAATTCATCGCCCGCGAACCGTATCCGGCGGTCAACAAGGCCCTTTCCAAATGGAAAGAAATCACATCGCCGCGCAAAGTTGAACGCAGTGGCATTCCCGCAGGCGTCTAA
- a CDS encoding ABC transporter substrate-binding protein, with protein sequence MNKFISTAMGLSFGLASFSAMAADEVTLQLKWVTQAQFAGYYVALDKGFYEEADLDVTINPGGPDVAPPQVIAGGGADVIIDWMPSALASREKGVPLVNIAQPFAKSGMMLTCLKETGIESPDDFPGRTLGVWFFGNEYPFLSWMSKLGIPTDGGENGVTVLKQGFNVDPLIQKQADCVSTMTYNEYWQVIDAGIPAEDLKVFKYEDQGVATLEDGLYVLEDNLSDPAFVDKMSRFVAASMKGWMWAKENPEDAAMIVLDNDMTGAQTEKHQVRMMTEIAKLLGDSAVLDEAAYQRTVDSLLSGGSDPVITKEPEGAWTHAVTDKM encoded by the coding sequence ATGAATAAGTTTATTTCGACTGCTATGGGGTTGAGTTTCGGGTTGGCATCGTTTTCGGCGATGGCAGCAGACGAGGTAACCCTGCAGCTTAAATGGGTCACGCAGGCCCAGTTTGCAGGCTACTATGTGGCACTCGACAAAGGTTTCTATGAAGAAGCCGATCTTGATGTGACCATCAATCCGGGAGGTCCGGACGTTGCCCCGCCGCAGGTGATTGCCGGTGGTGGTGCCGATGTGATCATTGACTGGATGCCGTCGGCCCTTGCATCACGCGAAAAGGGTGTGCCGCTGGTGAACATCGCACAGCCGTTCGCCAAATCGGGCATGATGCTGACCTGCCTCAAGGAAACCGGGATTGAAAGCCCGGATGACTTCCCGGGTCGTACCCTTGGTGTCTGGTTCTTCGGTAACGAATATCCGTTCCTGAGCTGGATGTCGAAACTCGGCATTCCGACCGATGGCGGCGAAAATGGCGTGACCGTGCTTAAGCAGGGCTTCAACGTTGATCCGCTGATCCAGAAGCAGGCCGATTGCGTGTCGACCATGACCTATAACGAATACTGGCAGGTGATTGATGCCGGTATTCCGGCCGAAGACCTCAAGGTCTTCAAATACGAAGATCAGGGCGTGGCCACCCTTGAAGACGGTCTTTATGTTCTTGAAGACAACCTTTCGGATCCGGCATTCGTCGACAAAATGTCGCGCTTTGTTGCAGCCAGCATGAAGGGCTGGATGTGGGCCAAGGAAAACCCGGAAGATGCCGCCATGATCGTTCTTGATAACGACATGACCGGTGCCCAGACCGAAAAACACCAGGTCCGCATGATGACCGAAATCGCCAAACTGCTTGGTGATTCTGCGGTTCTCGACGAGGCAGCCTATCAGCGTACTGTTGACAGCCTGCTTTCGGGTGGTTCCGATCCGGTGATCACCAAGGAACCGGAAGGTGCCTGGACCCACGCCGTGACCGACAAGATGTAA
- a CDS encoding ABC transporter permease — MTWTKLDKFCLVAAVAALLALIFPLAGVDSDTGKQVAFVGDIPGLAVAMALCVIAGSAFTWLGVGSVTAGMVILAIAVFGCWQAISVLYDYGVAGYAGPGFWLFILSLWVFVWRGIDVIANFHSLDRTKQHLANFVVPVAFGVWLLFVWEVVVSGFGVPQVLLPPPSMIGERFVNSTDILAADFHQTFVKAVLSGYVMGCGSAFIVAIAVDRVPFLKRGLLPLGNMVSALPIIGVAPIMVMWFGFDWQSKAAVIVIMTFFPMLVNTVTGLNAAGKLEKDLMATYASGYWSTLFRLRLPAAMPFVFNALKINSTLALIGAIVAEFFGTPIVGMGFRISTEVGRMNIDMVWAEIALAALAGTAFYGAVAYIERKATSWHPSFRVRRH, encoded by the coding sequence ATGACCTGGACGAAATTGGACAAGTTCTGTCTCGTCGCGGCGGTTGCGGCCTTGCTGGCGTTGATCTTCCCGCTTGCGGGGGTGGATAGCGATACCGGCAAACAGGTTGCCTTTGTCGGGGACATTCCCGGTCTTGCCGTTGCCATGGCGCTGTGTGTGATTGCCGGGTCGGCCTTTACCTGGCTTGGTGTCGGATCCGTCACCGCCGGTATGGTCATTCTGGCGATTGCGGTATTTGGCTGCTGGCAGGCGATCAGTGTTCTGTATGATTACGGGGTTGCCGGTTATGCCGGGCCGGGTTTCTGGTTGTTCATCCTGTCGCTTTGGGTGTTTGTCTGGCGCGGGATTGATGTGATTGCCAACTTCCACAGCCTTGATCGCACCAAACAGCATCTGGCGAACTTCGTCGTGCCGGTGGCCTTTGGTGTGTGGCTTCTGTTTGTCTGGGAAGTCGTCGTTTCGGGCTTTGGCGTGCCACAGGTTCTGTTGCCGCCGCCCAGCATGATTGGCGAACGTTTCGTCAATTCCACCGACATTCTGGCCGCCGACTTCCACCAGACCTTTGTGAAGGCGGTTCTAAGCGGCTATGTCATGGGCTGTGGTTCGGCCTTTATCGTGGCGATCGCGGTCGACCGTGTGCCGTTCCTGAAACGTGGTCTTTTGCCACTGGGTAATATGGTATCGGCCCTGCCGATCATTGGTGTCGCACCGATCATGGTGATGTGGTTTGGCTTTGACTGGCAGTCCAAGGCGGCCGTGATCGTGATCATGACCTTCTTCCCGATGCTGGTGAATACCGTGACCGGGTTGAATGCCGCCGGAAAGCTTGAAAAGGACCTGATGGCGACATACGCGTCGGGCTATTGGTCAACGCTGTTTCGTCTGCGTTTGCCGGCCGCCATGCCATTTGTTTTCAACGCACTTAAAATCAATTCCACGCTTGCGCTGATTGGTGCAATCGTCGCCGAATTTTTCGGTACCCCGATTGTTGGTATGGGCTTCCGCATCTCGACCGAGGTGGGGCGGATGAATATCGACATGGTCTGGGCGGAAATCGCATTGGCGGCCCTTGCGGGGACCGCCTTCTACGGGGCTGTGGCTTATATCGAGAGAAAAGCAACGTCATGGCATCCGTCATTCCGGGTACGTCGCCATTAA
- a CDS encoding ABC transporter permease, whose translation MTSNTAAMTGSVRGPSTWTRMMSGQTGPVCVVLIALLVLWYVGAVFMNAPTQIDRYNRADQTWTAGQLIEDTLAQDRPILPAPHQVAVEMYHTIFAIKITSKRSLVYHSWVTLSSTLLGFGIGTLLGVLLAVGIVHVMTLEKSLMPWVISSQTIPILAIAPMIIVVLGAIGIKGLVPKAVISTYLCFFPVTISMVKGLRSPQVIQLDLMRTYNASKWQTFWQLRLPSAMPYLFASLKVAIAISLVGAIVGELPTGAQAGLGARLLAGSYYGQTIQIWSALLTAAFVAAILVVIVGWCERRVLVRMGVKS comes from the coding sequence ATGACGAGTAACACTGCTGCCATGACCGGGTCCGTTCGCGGACCATCGACCTGGACGCGCATGATGTCTGGCCAGACCGGGCCGGTCTGCGTTGTTCTGATCGCCCTTCTTGTTCTTTGGTATGTCGGGGCGGTTTTCATGAACGCGCCGACCCAGATTGACCGTTACAACCGCGCTGACCAGACCTGGACCGCAGGCCAGCTGATTGAGGATACGCTGGCGCAAGATCGCCCGATCCTGCCAGCCCCGCATCAGGTCGCGGTCGAGATGTATCACACGATCTTTGCGATCAAGATCACGTCGAAACGCTCGCTGGTCTATCACAGCTGGGTAACGCTTTCCTCGACCCTTCTGGGTTTCGGAATTGGCACGTTGCTGGGTGTGTTGCTGGCCGTGGGGATTGTCCATGTCATGACGCTTGAAAAAAGCCTGATGCCATGGGTGATTTCATCGCAAACCATTCCGATCCTTGCCATCGCGCCGATGATCATCGTTGTTCTGGGCGCCATCGGGATCAAGGGACTGGTGCCAAAGGCGGTCATTTCGACCTATTTGTGCTTCTTCCCGGTCACGATCAGCATGGTTAAAGGCCTGCGTTCCCCGCAGGTGATCCAGCTTGATCTGATGCGGACCTATAATGCCTCGAAATGGCAGACCTTCTGGCAGCTTCGGTTGCCCTCGGCCATGCCATACCTGTTTGCCAGCCTGAAAGTCGCGATTGCGATCAGTCTGGTCGGTGCCATCGTCGGTGAATTGCCGACCGGTGCGCAGGCGGGGCTTGGCGCGCGTTTGCTGGCGGGCTCCTATTACGGACAGACCATCCAAATCTGGTCGGCCCTTCTGACCGCGGCGTTTGTGGCGGCGATCCTTGTGGTGATTGTCGGCTGGTGTGAACGCAGGGTCCTTGTGCGGATGGGGGTGAAGTCATGA
- a CDS encoding ABC transporter ATP-binding protein, translated as MPASKKAVVDIKKLSLTFQTADGPVCALSDVDLTIEEGDFVSFIGPSGCGKTTLLRVIADLEQATGGEISINGVTPHEAREKRAYGYVFQAPALLPWRSIERNVTLPLEIMEISKEERVKRAQEALKLVELNGFEKKFPWQLSGGMQQRASIARALSFDADLLLMDEPFGALDEIVRDHLNEQLLKLWARTNKTVAFVTHSIPEAVYLSSKIVVMSPRPGRIIDVIETDFPKDRTLDIRETPEFLEIAHRVREGLRAGHSNDE; from the coding sequence ATGCCCGCATCGAAAAAAGCAGTTGTTGATATCAAGAAACTGTCGCTGACCTTCCAGACGGCAGACGGTCCCGTTTGCGCCCTTTCCGATGTCGATCTGACCATCGAGGAAGGCGATTTTGTTTCCTTTATCGGCCCGTCGGGCTGCGGCAAAACGACACTTTTGCGTGTGATTGCCGACCTTGAACAAGCCACCGGCGGCGAAATTTCGATTAATGGTGTCACGCCGCACGAAGCACGTGAAAAGCGTGCTTATGGCTATGTGTTTCAGGCACCGGCTCTGTTGCCGTGGCGTTCGATCGAACGCAACGTGACCTTGCCGCTCGAAATCATGGAAATCTCCAAGGAAGAGCGCGTCAAGCGCGCCCAGGAGGCCCTGAAACTGGTCGAGCTCAATGGTTTTGAAAAGAAATTCCCATGGCAGCTGTCAGGCGGCATGCAGCAACGTGCGTCAATCGCGCGTGCCCTGTCGTTCGACGCCGACCTGCTGTTGATGGACGAACCCTTTGGTGCGCTTGATGAAATCGTGCGCGATCACTTGAATGAACAGCTGTTGAAACTGTGGGCGCGCACCAACAAGACGGTGGCGTTCGTCACCCACTCCATCCCCGAGGCGGTGTATCTGTCGTCGAAGATTGTCGTGATGTCACCCCGTCCGGGGCGGATTATTGACGTGATCGAAACCGACTTCCCGAAAGACCGCACGCTTGATATCCGCGAAACGCCGGAATTCCTCGAGATTGCGCATCGGGTGCGGGAAGGGCTGCGTGCGGGGCACAGCAATGACGAGTAA
- a CDS encoding nitrilase-related carbon-nitrogen hydrolase translates to MSKLRGGLIQMSLKGSTDQSPEEIRKAMIDAHLPYIEEAGKKGVQVLCFQEVFTQPYFCPSQDKKWYAAAEKIPDGPTTQLMCELAAKYKMVIVVPIYEEDITGVYYNTAAVIDADGTYLGKYRKTHIPHVAGFWEKFFFKPGVSNWPVFDTQYCKLGVYICYDRHFPEGWRALALNGAEYIVNPSATVAGVSEYIWKLEQPASAVANGCFIGAINRVGREQPWDIGEFYGQSYFVNPRGEIESQASRDQDELLVHDMDMSMVREIRDNWQFFRDRRPSTYTRLTDGN, encoded by the coding sequence ATGTCAAAGCTGAGAGGTGGCCTGATTCAAATGAGCCTTAAGGGTTCAACCGATCAGTCCCCCGAAGAAATCCGCAAGGCCATGATCGACGCACACCTGCCCTATATCGAAGAGGCGGGCAAAAAAGGTGTGCAGGTTCTGTGCTTTCAGGAAGTATTCACCCAGCCCTATTTCTGTCCGAGCCAGGACAAGAAATGGTACGCGGCCGCAGAAAAAATCCCTGATGGCCCGACCACACAGCTGATGTGTGAACTGGCAGCCAAATACAAAATGGTGATCGTTGTTCCGATCTATGAGGAAGACATCACCGGTGTCTATTACAACACCGCTGCCGTGATTGACGCCGACGGTACCTATCTTGGCAAATACCGCAAAACCCACATCCCGCATGTCGCCGGTTTCTGGGAAAAATTCTTCTTCAAGCCCGGCGTTTCGAACTGGCCGGTCTTTGATACCCAGTATTGCAAACTTGGCGTTTATATCTGCTATGACCGGCACTTCCCGGAAGGCTGGCGTGCCTTGGCGCTTAATGGCGCGGAATATATCGTTAACCCGTCGGCGACCGTTGCCGGGGTATCGGAATATATCTGGAAACTCGAACAGCCGGCATCGGCTGTGGCCAATGGCTGTTTCATTGGTGCGATCAACCGGGTTGGCCGTGAACAGCCATGGGATATTGGCGAGTTTTACGGTCAAAGCTATTTCGTCAATCCGCGCGGCGAGATTGAATCCCAAGCGTCACGCGACCAGGACGAATTGCTGGTCCATGACATGGATATGTCGATGGTGCGCGAAATTCGCGACAACTGGCAGTTCTTCCGCGACCGTCGCCCGTCGACCTATACCCGTCTGACCGACGGGAACTGA
- a CDS encoding aspartate aminotransferase family protein, with the protein MTATTKISRPNDLSAFWMPFTANRQFKQTPRMLVSADGMYYKTDDNRDILDGTAGLWCCNAGHKRPKIVEAVKAQMDELDYAPAFQMGHPKAFELASRLAQLMPGNLNHVFYTNSGSESVETALKIALAYHRARGDGQRTRLIGRERGYHGVNFGGISVGGISGNRKTFGQMLGGVDHMRHTYLPDENGVTRGMPEHGAYLAEDLERICALHDPSTIAAVIVEPVAGSTGVLIPPKGYLERLREICTKHGILLIFDEVITGFGRLGAPFAVDYFGVQPDLVTTAKGLTNGTIPMGAVFATDEIHDAFMTGPENMIELFHGYTYSGNPVACAAAMATLETYEEEGLYSKGKELGQYWEDAVHSLIDLPLVKDVRNLGLIGAIELEPIEGFPTKRAFNAFLKAFEKGILIRTTGDIIALSPPLILEKSHIDQLFGTLREVLKEID; encoded by the coding sequence ATGACAGCCACCACGAAAATTAGCCGTCCGAACGATCTTTCGGCGTTCTGGATGCCCTTTACTGCCAACCGTCAGTTCAAGCAGACCCCGCGTATGCTGGTGTCGGCCGATGGCATGTATTACAAAACCGACGATAACCGCGACATCCTTGATGGCACCGCAGGCCTTTGGTGCTGCAACGCCGGTCACAAGCGTCCGAAAATCGTCGAAGCGGTCAAGGCACAGATGGACGAGCTGGATTATGCCCCGGCATTCCAGATGGGCCATCCCAAGGCGTTCGAACTTGCCAGCCGTCTGGCACAGTTGATGCCGGGCAATCTCAACCACGTTTTCTATACCAACTCCGGTTCTGAGTCGGTTGAAACCGCGCTTAAAATCGCACTGGCCTATCATCGTGCACGCGGCGATGGCCAGCGTACCCGCCTGATCGGTCGTGAACGCGGCTATCACGGTGTGAACTTCGGCGGCATTTCCGTCGGTGGTATTTCGGGTAACCGCAAAACATTCGGCCAGATGCTGGGCGGTGTCGACCATATGCGTCACACTTACCTGCCGGACGAAAACGGTGTTACCCGCGGTATGCCCGAACATGGCGCCTACCTTGCCGAAGATTTGGAACGCATTTGCGCGCTGCATGATCCGTCGACCATCGCGGCCGTCATTGTCGAACCGGTTGCAGGTTCCACCGGTGTTCTGATCCCGCCGAAGGGATACCTCGAACGCCTGCGCGAAATTTGCACCAAGCATGGCATCTTGTTGATCTTTGATGAAGTCATCACCGGTTTTGGTCGCCTGGGTGCGCCGTTTGCAGTTGATTACTTTGGTGTTCAGCCGGATCTGGTCACGACCGCCAAGGGCCTTACCAACGGTACCATCCCGATGGGTGCGGTGTTTGCCACCGACGAAATCCATGATGCCTTCATGACCGGCCCGGAAAACATGATCGAGCTGTTCCATGGCTACACCTATTCGGGCAACCCGGTTGCCTGTGCGGCCGCCATGGCAACGCTTGAGACCTATGAAGAAGAAGGTCTGTATTCCAAGGGCAAGGAACTTGGTCAGTATTGGGAAGATGCGGTGCACAGCCTGATCGACCTGCCGCTGGTCAAGGATGTCCGTAACCTTGGCCTGATCGGTGCGATCGAGCTGGAGCCGATTGAAGGCTTCCCGACCAAGCGTGCGTTCAATGCCTTCCTCAAGGCATTTGAGAAGGGCATTCTGATCCGCACCACAGGTGATATCATTGCGCTGTCGCCGCCGCTGATCCTTGAAAAGTCACACATTGATCAGCTGTTCGGCACATTGCGCGAAGTGCTTAAAGAGATCGACTAG